One Pseudonocardia sediminis DNA window includes the following coding sequences:
- a CDS encoding winged helix-turn-helix transcriptional regulator has protein sequence MPLGSDYASQACSLARALEVVGERWTLLILRDCFYGVRRFTDLHRHLGVPRAVLAERLESLTEAGVLRREEAGPGRVEYLLTERGQELWPALHALYGWGERHAAAVPRRRIFRHVACDTGSGDAELDDAGRCPSCGATPEAGEIRVHPGPGLAGEPEPAEPVGRALLSPQRLLEPLT, from the coding sequence ATGCCGCTCGGATCCGACTACGCCTCGCAGGCCTGCTCGCTGGCCCGCGCGCTCGAGGTCGTCGGCGAGCGCTGGACGTTGCTGATCCTGCGGGACTGCTTCTACGGCGTGCGCCGGTTCACCGATCTGCACCGTCATCTCGGAGTGCCCCGGGCGGTGCTGGCCGAGCGTCTGGAGTCGCTGACCGAGGCCGGTGTGCTGCGCCGCGAGGAGGCCGGTCCGGGCCGGGTCGAGTACCTGCTCACCGAGCGCGGGCAGGAGCTGTGGCCGGCGCTGCACGCGCTCTACGGCTGGGGCGAGCGGCACGCCGCGGCCGTGCCCCGCCGACGGATCTTCCGGCACGTCGCCTGCGACACCGGATCCGGCGACGCCGAGCTCGACGACGCCGGCCGGTGCCCCTCGTGTGGCGCGACGCCGGAGGCGGGTGAGATCCGGGTGCACCCCGGACCGGGCCTGGCGGGCGAGCCGGAGCCCGCCGAGCCCGTCGGCCGGGCACTCCTGTCCCCGCAACGCCTGCTCGAACCACTCACGTAG